From a region of the Neobacillus niacini genome:
- a CDS encoding SHOCT-like domain-containing protein yields the protein MKDEISRVLTLVEEGKIDKEKASELITILQGKDQPELVISKKEAPYGTKMLKIRVTSQEGDNVNVNLPINLVKAVLKVGTNIAEKIPEAEKYVKDINVDLLIEAIENELDGEIVNITSANGDKVFVVIE from the coding sequence ATGAAGGATGAAATTTCTAGAGTCTTAACGCTAGTGGAGGAAGGTAAGATTGATAAAGAAAAGGCAAGTGAATTAATTACGATCTTACAAGGTAAAGATCAACCAGAGCTAGTGATAAGTAAAAAAGAAGCCCCATATGGAACTAAAATGCTAAAGATTCGTGTGACCTCCCAAGAAGGTGATAATGTAAATGTAAATTTACCTATTAATCTGGTAAAGGCCGTTCTAAAAGTGGGTACCAATATTGCTGAAAAAATACCTGAGGCTGAAAAATATGTAAAAGATATTAACGTTGACCTGCTCATCGAAGCCATTGAAAACGAATTGGACGGAGAGATTGTTAACATCACTTCGGCCAATGGGGATAAAGTTTTTGTGGTGATTGAGTAG
- a CDS encoding MBL fold metallo-hydrolase, whose translation MNIHQIRNATIVVEYAGKKFLIDPMLSEKGTYPPFPSLRQNNSNNPLVSLPISIDDIIYNVDAVIVTHLHYDHWDDAAKEALPKEIKIFSQNEEDATEIRNAGFQNVEVLQEHTVFEGIKLIKTKGEHGRGEILTATGPVCGVVFKHSNEKTLYVAGDTVWYEAVQEVIETHKPEIIVVNGGDVQLSEGGSLIMGKDDIYEVYKAAPDAKIISVHMEAVNHWTLSKEELKSFINEKGISSNVLVPDDGESYSF comes from the coding sequence ATGAATATACATCAAATTCGTAATGCAACAATTGTCGTTGAATATGCAGGAAAGAAGTTTTTAATCGATCCAATGTTATCAGAAAAAGGGACTTACCCGCCTTTCCCTTCATTAAGACAAAACAACTCAAATAATCCTTTAGTTAGTTTACCAATATCCATTGACGATATCATTTATAATGTTGATGCTGTTATTGTCACTCATCTACATTATGACCATTGGGATGATGCTGCTAAAGAAGCGCTGCCTAAAGAGATTAAAATATTTTCCCAAAATGAAGAAGATGCGACTGAAATTCGAAATGCAGGCTTCCAAAATGTAGAGGTTTTACAAGAGCATACAGTCTTTGAAGGGATCAAATTAATAAAAACAAAAGGAGAGCATGGCAGAGGCGAAATCCTAACAGCTACTGGTCCAGTGTGCGGCGTTGTCTTCAAACACTCAAATGAGAAAACTTTATATGTAGCTGGAGATACTGTTTGGTATGAAGCTGTTCAGGAAGTAATTGAAACACACAAACCAGAAATCATTGTTGTCAACGGCGGGGATGTACAACTCTCTGAAGGTGGTTCTCTAATTATGGGGAAAGATGACATTTATGAAGTTTATAAAGCTGCTCCAGATGCAAAAATCATTTCTGTCCATATGGAAGCTGTCAATCATTGGACATTATCAAAAGAAGAATTAAAAAGCTTTATTAATGAAAAAGGAATCTCCTCGAATGTTTTAGTACCTGATGACGGAGAATCATATTCATTTTAA
- the sda gene encoding sporulation histidine kinase inhibitor Sda yields MHQLSVDELLKLLRDAIKFNLKTDFIMLISEELNNRLITNIDNKK; encoded by the coding sequence ATGCATCAACTTAGCGTAGATGAGTTACTCAAGTTATTAAGAGATGCCATTAAGTTTAATCTAAAAACGGATTTTATTATGCTTATATCTGAAGAGTTAAACAATCGATTAATAACTAATATTGATAATAAAAAATAG
- a CDS encoding MFS transporter encodes MKKTIKEQKLVLIILLSNLFIAYLGIGLIVPVMPSFMNIMHLSGKTMGYLVAVHAVAQLLISPLAGRWVDRYGRKKIIIIGLFLFGVSELIFGLGTNVSVLYISRILGGISAAFIMPGVTAYVADITSVKERSKAIGYISAAISTGFIIGPAIGGFIAEYGIRMPFFFAAGIAFLACISSIFILKEPLTKEMLAEISANTKQTNLIVDFKRSLNPRYFTALIIVFVLAFGLSAYETVFSLFSDHKFGFMPKEIATIITISSIFGVVIQVFMFGKMVDILGEKKLIQILLIIGAILAVASTVISSFLAVLAVTCFIFLAFDLLRPALTTFLSKAAEKEQGFVAGMNSTYTSLGNIGGPAMGGILFDVNIHYPYLSAALIMVIGFGITVMWKENQMGESLAK; translated from the coding sequence ATGAAGAAAACAATTAAAGAACAAAAATTGGTATTAATTATTCTACTAAGTAATTTATTCATTGCATATCTAGGTATTGGTCTCATCGTCCCCGTTATGCCGTCCTTTATGAATATCATGCATTTATCGGGAAAAACGATGGGCTATCTTGTCGCCGTACATGCTGTGGCACAACTACTTATATCACCGCTCGCAGGACGATGGGTTGACCGTTATGGCAGAAAGAAAATCATCATAATCGGCTTGTTTCTTTTTGGTGTTTCAGAACTTATCTTTGGTTTAGGCACGAATGTATCAGTGCTTTATATATCAAGGATTCTAGGGGGAATTAGTGCCGCCTTTATTATGCCAGGTGTTACTGCATATGTTGCAGATATTACGTCTGTTAAGGAACGGTCAAAAGCGATAGGCTATATTTCTGCCGCCATTAGTACAGGCTTTATTATCGGACCTGCTATCGGCGGCTTTATTGCAGAATACGGTATACGTATGCCCTTCTTCTTTGCTGCAGGCATTGCCTTTTTAGCATGCATTTCGTCAATATTTATTTTAAAAGAGCCGCTAACAAAGGAAATGCTTGCAGAAATTTCTGCTAATACAAAGCAAACAAACCTTATAGTCGATTTCAAAAGATCACTTAATCCACGTTACTTTACTGCTTTAATCATTGTATTTGTACTTGCTTTCGGATTATCAGCATATGAAACAGTTTTCAGCCTATTTTCCGATCATAAATTTGGCTTCATGCCGAAGGAGATTGCAACTATTATTACAATCAGCTCAATCTTCGGAGTTGTTATTCAAGTATTTATGTTTGGAAAAATGGTAGATATACTTGGTGAAAAAAAACTAATCCAAATATTGTTAATTATAGGTGCAATATTGGCAGTGGCGTCTACTGTAATTTCTAGCTTTTTGGCAGTGCTGGCGGTAACTTGCTTCATCTTCCTCGCATTTGACTTGCTTCGCCCGGCATTGACGACTTTTTTATCAAAAGCTGCCGAGAAAGAGCAAGGATTTGTTGCTGGAATGAACTCAACCTATACGAGCTTAGGTAATATCGGTGGGCCAGCGATGGGTGGAATATTATTTGACGTAAACATCCACTATCCTTATCTTTCCGCTGCTCTTATTATGGTCATTGGATTCGGTATTACAGTTATGTGGAAAGAAAACCAAATGGGAGAAAGCTTAGCGAAATAA
- a CDS encoding PTS sugar transporter subunit IIB, with the protein MAEKTILLVCGGGASSGFMAQNIRKAAKKRNVELNVIARSESEVDEYLNEINVLLIGPHLKYMEEDLQGKVSPYNIPAAVIPQTIYGLLDGNKGLDLILELLGEK; encoded by the coding sequence ATGGCAGAAAAGACAATTCTATTAGTTTGTGGTGGCGGTGCTTCCAGCGGATTCATGGCCCAAAACATTCGGAAAGCAGCTAAGAAAAGAAATGTTGAACTAAATGTAATCGCTAGAAGCGAGTCCGAGGTAGACGAATATTTAAATGAAATAAATGTCCTACTTATTGGACCGCATCTAAAATATATGGAAGAGGATTTACAAGGGAAGGTAAGTCCCTATAATATTCCGGCTGCAGTGATCCCGCAAACCATTTATGGTCTTTTGGATGGAAATAAAGGTCTGGACCTTATTTTGGAGCTTCTTGGCGAAAAATAA
- a CDS encoding PTS sugar transporter subunit IIC, with product MNTFINWMNQNFTPKMNKITRNVWVSSIQEAIMAILPLILVGSLITLISILNNYFSKMPNFSPITTFSFGLISIFIALLVPYFIMEKKKKNDRKIISGLTGVSLFLMLLVPKLTDDGGITFTLERFGGNGMFVALIVGLLVGAFMYLFSKFSFFKGSSSLPDFIIIWFDTIIPITILLLFGWLFTFQMNVDLYDLILKAFEPLTMIAQSFTGFIFITFLGIFFYSFGISPWILYPIIFPIWLEGIQANIDGAAQNIHTMETLTAWVWIGGMGSTLPLVLMMLFLAKSSQLKAISKVTIVPSLFNINEPVIFGAPVAFNPILMIPMWLNGLIIPAITYMALNLDLVTIPERLFQLWYMPVGISSILINSDFRGLLLLAVIVVVSWLIWFPFFKVYDIQQFKKEQEQ from the coding sequence GTGAACACATTTATTAATTGGATGAATCAAAACTTTACGCCAAAAATGAATAAAATAACGAGAAATGTGTGGGTTTCATCAATCCAGGAAGCCATTATGGCTATTTTGCCACTGATTCTTGTAGGATCGCTGATTACATTGATTTCAATCTTGAATAATTATTTTTCAAAAATGCCCAATTTTTCACCCATCACTACCTTTTCATTTGGTCTTATAAGTATATTTATTGCACTATTAGTTCCTTACTTCATTATGGAAAAAAAGAAAAAGAATGATAGAAAAATAATCTCAGGTTTGACAGGCGTTTCCTTATTTTTAATGCTGCTTGTACCTAAGCTTACTGATGACGGCGGTATTACCTTCACGTTAGAACGTTTTGGTGGCAACGGAATGTTTGTCGCTTTGATTGTGGGCCTTTTGGTTGGAGCATTCATGTATCTTTTTTCTAAGTTCTCTTTCTTTAAAGGTTCAAGTTCGCTTCCAGATTTTATTATTATTTGGTTTGACACGATTATTCCGATTACCATTCTTTTGCTGTTTGGATGGTTATTTACCTTCCAAATGAATGTTGATTTGTATGATTTAATCTTAAAAGCCTTTGAACCGCTGACGATGATTGCCCAAAGTTTTACCGGATTTATATTTATCACATTCCTTGGTATTTTCTTTTATTCTTTTGGGATCAGTCCCTGGATTTTGTATCCGATTATTTTTCCTATTTGGCTCGAGGGTATTCAAGCGAATATCGATGGTGCTGCTCAAAATATCCATACAATGGAGACCCTTACAGCGTGGGTGTGGATTGGAGGGATGGGTTCCACTCTGCCTTTGGTCCTGATGATGCTATTCTTGGCAAAGTCGAGCCAATTAAAAGCAATTAGTAAAGTAACCATCGTACCAAGTCTTTTCAATATTAATGAACCTGTCATTTTCGGTGCTCCGGTGGCGTTTAACCCTATATTAATGATTCCAATGTGGTTGAATGGTCTAATTATTCCTGCGATCACTTACATGGCTTTGAATTTGGATTTGGTGACAATCCCCGAAAGGCTTTTCCAACTTTGGTATATGCCTGTCGGAATTTCTTCCATACTAATTAACTCCGATTTCCGTGGATTATTATTATTAGCAGTAATTGTAGTAGTTTCTTGGTTGATTTGGTTTCCGTTTTTCAAGGTGTATGATATTCAGCAGTTTAAAAAGGAACAGGAACAGTAG
- a CDS encoding IS3 family transposase, with product MWRRTPRFKTSKKDLFPSQGSYGAKRISRALKAEGIIINHKKVARLLNEANLKAKVRQPKTTHESKEQSAGYVYKNLLNRDFDAVHPNQKWVTDMSEVLVGQEKLYISAVMDLFNREVIAFEMSSSPNKDLIKATIMAAQKKRKLDTLDGVLIHSDQGSVYRSHMYRNLSKELHFIPSMSRKANCWDNAVIESFFSQLKTEFPCFYPNSPIDSFQHDLKKYIRYYNEKRIQKRMGFVSPKMYYFNYQNAS from the coding sequence ATCTGGAGAAGAACGCCAAGATTTAAAACAAGTAAAAAGGATTTATTTCCTTCACAAGGGTCGTATGGAGCCAAAAGAATATCCCGAGCATTAAAAGCCGAGGGCATAATAATAAATCACAAAAAAGTAGCGCGACTCTTGAATGAGGCCAATTTGAAAGCAAAGGTGAGGCAACCAAAAACTACTCATGAATCTAAGGAACAATCTGCAGGCTATGTCTATAAAAATCTATTAAATAGGGATTTTGACGCCGTTCATCCCAACCAAAAATGGGTAACAGATATGTCAGAGGTTTTGGTGGGTCAGGAAAAGTTGTATATCTCTGCGGTAATGGATTTATTTAATCGCGAAGTAATTGCCTTTGAAATGAGTTCAAGTCCTAATAAGGACTTGATAAAAGCGACTATTATGGCTGCACAGAAAAAGCGAAAATTGGATACATTGGACGGGGTCCTAATCCATAGCGACCAAGGAAGTGTGTACAGATCTCACATGTATCGCAATCTTAGTAAGGAGCTCCACTTCATACCAAGTATGTCAAGGAAGGCAAACTGTTGGGATAACGCTGTCATTGAGAGCTTTTTTTCGCAGTTAAAGACGGAATTCCCTTGTTTTTATCCAAACAGCCCAATTGATTCCTTTCAACATGATTTAAAGAAATATATTCGTTATTACAATGAAAAACGAATCCAAAAAAGAATGGGATTCGTTTCTCCTAAAATGTATTATTTTAATTACCAAAATGCATCATAA
- a CDS encoding Lrp/AsnC family transcriptional regulator yields MLDNTDMNILKELTKNSRITMKELGEKIHLTGPATSARVAKLEDNGVIEGYTIKVNQEKMGCLVHAIIHIYTKNTNHQPYLSFIKEQDQFVINNYKVSGDSCYLLECKFPGNEILNEFVTGLSNLVNYKLSIVINK; encoded by the coding sequence ATGTTAGATAACACAGATATGAATATCTTGAAGGAACTAACTAAGAACAGTCGGATTACAATGAAAGAGTTGGGAGAAAAAATCCATTTGACTGGACCGGCTACTTCAGCTAGAGTGGCGAAATTAGAGGACAATGGGGTTATTGAGGGGTACACCATTAAAGTGAATCAAGAAAAAATGGGGTGTCTTGTTCACGCAATTATACATATTTATACGAAAAACACGAATCATCAACCTTATCTGTCGTTTATAAAAGAACAGGATCAATTCGTCATAAACAACTACAAAGTCAGTGGAGATAGTTGTTATCTTCTCGAATGCAAATTCCCAGGCAATGAAATATTAAATGAATTCGTGACAGGTTTGAGCAATTTGGTGAACTACAAATTATCCATTGTTATTAACAAATAA
- a CDS encoding BglG family transcription antiterminator gives MKKERERDILQFLLNKNDWVKADIFAKQFSVSTRSVRKYVNEINETTSPSVLIMSSNHGYKLNEIVYHDILRKEPKETPIGLTPLERLYYLLKRSIAHSEGMDIFDLSEEIYVSTSTIEGDLKKAKNLLEKFSLSFKRDGDLIILSGLERDKRKLMSHIFHEETQDQFLHLESIQSAFGYDLKDFKEELIQVLATYNLYVNEYTIGNILLHIVIATERVSQHRTISEENIGALSETKEYRAALDIAKLIRSEFGTSFEGAELYYLTILLISKATVLSYDNLNTENLGEYIEQHYINLVNEIIQKVKDYYMVDIYGDEFLIKFTLHIRNLINRAKHNYLSKNPLTKQIKSSYPLIYDLAVFISNEIQKKENIQINEDEIAYIAFHIGAFLERQKVLENKITCTVICPEYYNMHIPMLKRLEQSFGEQIEISRVITKLDSDFGQIDSDLIITTIQIPKRTEQEIVQLNPFFLEEDIQKIQHGIAKIYKKHSRTKLKKHLISLFDPHLFQHNIYLKNEFEMIRFLGDKLVQLGFIEKGSIDDIIEREKMSSTSFNNNVAVPHSMQMNALKSAISIVLNDKPVNWGSNSVQIIALIALNKEERNIFRDTYDSFIKILSEPENVYLLLRSNNYDKFINTLLLLMEE, from the coding sequence ATGAAAAAGGAGCGAGAGAGAGATATTTTACAATTCTTATTAAATAAGAATGATTGGGTAAAAGCAGATATTTTCGCTAAACAATTCTCTGTATCCACTAGGAGCGTTCGTAAATATGTAAATGAAATAAACGAAACCACCTCTCCATCCGTTTTGATTATGTCCTCTAACCATGGGTACAAATTAAATGAAATCGTTTACCATGATATTCTGCGTAAAGAACCTAAAGAAACACCTATAGGACTCACGCCACTGGAGCGGCTCTATTATTTATTAAAGCGATCGATTGCCCATTCTGAGGGTATGGATATATTTGACCTGAGTGAGGAAATTTATGTAAGTACATCTACGATTGAAGGCGATTTAAAAAAGGCCAAAAACCTTTTAGAAAAATTTAGTTTATCCTTCAAACGAGATGGTGACTTAATTATTTTAAGTGGCCTGGAACGAGATAAACGAAAGTTGATGAGCCATATTTTTCACGAGGAAACGCAAGACCAATTTTTGCATTTAGAAAGTATCCAATCCGCTTTTGGTTATGATTTAAAAGATTTCAAGGAAGAGCTAATCCAAGTGCTGGCCACCTATAATCTTTATGTAAATGAGTACACAATTGGAAACATCCTCCTCCACATTGTGATCGCAACAGAACGAGTCAGCCAACATCGAACCATTTCGGAAGAAAACATAGGGGCGTTGTCCGAAACAAAAGAATATAGGGCGGCATTGGATATCGCCAAGTTAATAAGATCTGAATTTGGGACATCGTTTGAAGGAGCAGAACTTTACTACTTAACGATTCTTTTAATCAGCAAGGCAACGGTATTGAGTTATGACAACCTAAACACCGAAAATCTTGGAGAATATATTGAGCAGCATTATATTAATTTAGTAAATGAAATCATTCAAAAAGTAAAAGATTACTACATGGTGGATATTTATGGTGATGAATTTCTCATAAAATTCACTCTGCATATACGCAATTTAATTAACCGGGCAAAGCATAATTATTTGTCCAAAAACCCATTAACCAAGCAAATTAAATCATCTTATCCGTTAATTTATGACCTTGCTGTTTTTATTTCAAATGAGATACAAAAAAAGGAAAATATTCAAATCAACGAAGACGAAATCGCCTATATCGCCTTCCATATCGGGGCCTTTCTAGAGCGACAAAAAGTGCTTGAAAATAAAATAACTTGCACCGTTATCTGTCCAGAGTATTACAATATGCACATCCCCATGTTAAAAAGACTTGAGCAGTCTTTCGGAGAACAAATTGAGATAAGTAGAGTAATTACCAAACTTGATAGTGATTTCGGGCAAATTGACTCAGACTTGATTATCACAACGATCCAGATTCCCAAAAGAACGGAACAGGAAATTGTCCAGTTAAATCCATTTTTTTTAGAAGAGGACATCCAGAAAATTCAGCACGGTATAGCAAAAATTTATAAAAAACATAGTCGTACGAAGTTGAAAAAACATTTAATCAGCCTATTCGATCCCCATTTGTTTCAACATAACATTTACTTAAAAAATGAATTTGAAATGATCAGGTTTCTTGGTGATAAATTGGTTCAGTTAGGGTTTATCGAAAAAGGGAGCATTGACGACATCATTGAAAGGGAAAAAATGTCCTCAACATCATTTAATAATAACGTAGCAGTACCACACTCGATGCAAATGAACGCATTAAAGTCTGCTATTTCGATTGTATTAAATGACAAACCTGTGAATTGGGGAAGCAATTCTGTTCAAATTATCGCGCTAATTGCCCTGAATAAAGAAGAGAGAAACATTTTCAGGGATACCTATGATAGTTTTATCAAGATATTATCAGAACCAGAAAATGTTTACCTGTTATTAAGATCCAACAATTATGATAAGTTTATAAATACCCTTTTATTATTAATGGAAGAATGA
- a CDS encoding helix-turn-helix domain-containing protein, with protein sequence MRKKQSSHNSVETKLEAVRQVLENKRPVAEVASELDLHRDTVNRWVISFKDNGEQGLVNPRSISKPSQSKDIKKTRELEKKIKEKDMEIEILKKFQAFLKGNE encoded by the coding sequence ATGAGAAAAAAACAATCATCACATAATAGTGTCGAAACTAAGTTGGAAGCAGTGCGTCAAGTGCTGGAAAATAAAAGGCCAGTGGCTGAGGTTGCAAGTGAACTAGATTTACACCGGGATACAGTGAATCGTTGGGTAATCTCTTTTAAGGATAATGGTGAGCAGGGTCTTGTGAATCCACGCTCTATTTCGAAGCCTTCTCAGTCAAAGGATATAAAGAAGACCCGGGAGTTGGAGAAGAAAATAAAAGAAAAAGACATGGAGATAGAAATCCTAAAAAAGTTCCAGGCCTTTCTCAAAGGGAACGAATAA
- a CDS encoding glycoside hydrolase family 1 protein, producing the protein MKKLEFPGNFLWGGSIAAHQCEGAYQADGKGLGHMDFVTTGSYGEERKITKVIEEGNVYPSHDGIDFYHRYKSDIELFGEMGFKALRISIDWSRIFPNGDDELPNEEGLAYYHHVIDELRANQIEPIITLCHFEMPIEVVRKYRSWLSRETVELYLRFCETVMKEYKGKVRYWVTFNEMNHLEIQSDFSNIFTYMITGLQYSDLHDKEMQLATMGYHMTLASVKAVKIAHDIDPDNQVGCVFGLTPCYPKTSKPADVLQAFKDTERDLYQVDAMCNGAFPLYKLKEYQRRSITLPIRESDHRAFREGKIDFIGLNYYSSDVSSGERDENTESSLFGGIPNEYLEKSSWGWSIDPTGLRYMLNYLYHRYGIPIMITENGLGAVDKVENDGSIQDDYRVDYLKKHLEALKAAVEEDGVDCFGYLMWGPIDLVSATTGEMKKRYGFIYVDKQDDGSGTHERSKKKSFYWYKKVISTNGEDLASN; encoded by the coding sequence ATGAAAAAACTAGAATTTCCAGGAAACTTTTTATGGGGTGGCAGTATTGCTGCTCATCAATGTGAGGGTGCTTATCAGGCTGACGGAAAAGGTCTGGGCCATATGGATTTTGTCACAACAGGAAGCTATGGAGAGGAGCGTAAAATCACAAAGGTCATTGAGGAAGGAAATGTATATCCTTCACATGATGGGATTGACTTCTATCATCGCTATAAGAGTGATATTGAGTTATTTGGTGAGATGGGATTTAAAGCTCTTCGAATCTCAATAGACTGGTCCCGTATTTTTCCAAATGGGGACGATGAATTACCAAATGAAGAGGGATTGGCTTACTATCATCATGTGATTGATGAACTAAGAGCAAATCAGATTGAACCTATTATTACTCTATGTCATTTTGAGATGCCGATTGAAGTGGTACGTAAATACCGTTCCTGGTTAAGCAGGGAAACAGTTGAGTTATATCTACGATTCTGTGAAACAGTAATGAAGGAGTACAAAGGGAAGGTACGCTATTGGGTAACTTTTAATGAAATGAATCATTTAGAAATACAGAGTGACTTTTCTAATATTTTTACTTATATGATAACGGGATTACAGTATTCTGATTTACATGATAAAGAGATGCAGCTTGCTACAATGGGATATCATATGACGTTAGCTAGTGTTAAAGCAGTTAAAATCGCACATGATATTGATCCAGATAATCAGGTTGGTTGTGTTTTTGGACTCACTCCTTGTTACCCAAAGACTAGTAAACCTGCTGATGTATTACAGGCTTTTAAAGATACGGAAAGAGATCTCTACCAGGTTGATGCGATGTGCAATGGAGCGTTTCCTTTGTATAAATTGAAGGAGTATCAGAGGAGGAGTATTACGCTACCAATTCGTGAAAGTGATCATCGGGCCTTTAGGGAAGGAAAGATAGACTTTATTGGGTTAAATTATTATTCCAGTGACGTTAGTTCGGGGGAACGTGATGAAAACACTGAATCCTCTTTGTTTGGTGGAATTCCAAATGAGTATTTGGAGAAGTCATCATGGGGTTGGTCCATTGATCCAACGGGCTTAAGGTATATGCTGAACTATTTGTATCATCGATATGGCATTCCGATTATGATTACCGAAAATGGTTTAGGTGCTGTCGATAAAGTTGAAAACGATGGTAGCATCCAAGATGATTATCGTGTTGATTATCTGAAAAAACATCTAGAAGCATTAAAGGCTGCCGTTGAAGAAGATGGTGTCGATTGTTTTGGCTACTTAATGTGGGGACCAATCGATTTAGTTAGTGCTACTACTGGAGAAATGAAAAAGCGTTATGGATTTATTTACGTGGACAAACAAGATGATGGCAGTGGAACACATGAGCGAAGTAAGAAAAAAAGTTTCTACTGGTATAAGAAAGTTATATCGACAAATGGAGAGGATTTAGCTAGTAATTAA
- a CDS encoding phosphocarrier protein HPr, with the protein MVEKTFKVTSETGIHARPATVLVQSANKYNADVNLEYSGKIVNLKSIMGVMSLGIPEGSHIKIITTGADEELALIGIEETLISEGLGE; encoded by the coding sequence ATGGTAGAAAAAACATTTAAAGTAACATCAGAAACAGGAATTCACGCTCGTCCAGCAACGGTATTAGTACAATCAGCAAATAAATATAATGCAGATGTAAACTTAGAGTATAGCGGTAAAATAGTTAATCTAAAGTCTATTATGGGTGTTATGTCTTTAGGTATCCCTGAAGGGTCTCATATAAAAATTATTACTACTGGAGCAGATGAAGAACTAGCACTTATAGGAATTGAAGAAACATTAATAAGTGAGGGTCTAGGAGAATGA
- a CDS encoding DUF2089 domain-containing protein, whose translation MAYPLLTSCPVCSKTLKITKLQCNHCQTTVENEFEVSRLAALGQEQLHFIEIFLKCRGNIKEVEKELGISYPTVRGKLDEIISALGYSTQKKPEVDKKKIVTLLEKGEITAEKAIQLLKEGEE comes from the coding sequence ATGGCGTATCCTTTACTCACTAGTTGTCCTGTTTGCAGCAAGACGCTTAAAATTACTAAACTGCAGTGTAACCATTGTCAGACAACGGTAGAAAATGAATTTGAAGTTTCAAGACTGGCGGCTCTCGGTCAGGAACAGCTGCATTTTATTGAAATTTTTCTTAAATGCCGTGGAAATATCAAAGAGGTCGAGAAGGAGCTCGGCATTTCCTATCCGACTGTCAGAGGGAAATTAGATGAAATTATCTCTGCTCTGGGATATTCCACTCAAAAGAAACCGGAAGTGGATAAGAAAAAAATTGTCACGTTATTGGAAAAAGGTGAAATTACCGCAGAGAAAGCCATTCAATTATTAAAAGAGGGGGAAGAATAA
- a CDS encoding PTS lactose/cellobiose transporter subunit IIA: protein MNDHSLNDINEVSMKIILNAGDARLIIKEALDCVATCEFGAAKEKLVEAKKKMTAAHAAQTETIQGEARGEQVVFSLLFAHAQDTLMTIMSEWNTANHIVRLFEVYDERLRKLEEK, encoded by the coding sequence ATGAACGATCACAGCTTAAATGATATCAATGAAGTATCGATGAAAATCATCCTAAATGCCGGTGACGCGAGATTAATCATTAAAGAAGCACTGGACTGTGTAGCAACTTGTGAATTTGGTGCGGCAAAGGAAAAACTTGTTGAGGCGAAAAAGAAAATGACTGCTGCGCACGCTGCCCAGACTGAAACGATTCAAGGTGAAGCACGCGGTGAGCAAGTTGTTTTCTCTCTCTTGTTTGCCCACGCACAGGACACCTTGATGACAATCATGAGCGAGTGGAATACAGCTAATCATATCGTTCGTTTATTTGAAGTGTACGATGAACGGTTAAGGAAGCTCGAAGAAAAATAA